From the Pirellulales bacterium genome, the window CTTACTGCCGCATCCTGATGCTGTCGAAGCAGCTCGGCCGCGTCACCTTCTTCTCGCCCGAGCAGACGCGCGAGTTGTTGGACCTGAAGCAGAAGTGGGGCTTCAGCGACGCACGCCTCGAGCCGGGCATGGAAAACTGCGACATCTGCGCCAACGACGTCTTCCGCGACAGTTGGAAGGACGGCGGCATCGAGCGGCGTGCCTTCGACGCTCCGCCCGTCGCGCCGCGCTTTGCCGCAGCAGCCAAGCCATCGGCCAACGGTGCGCCGACGACCAACAGTGCCCCGCCAGCGAACGATCAGGACGCGCTGATCCAGGCTATTACGGACCGCGTCCTGGCCGCGCTTTCGAAGTAATCATCGAGTCACTTTTGCTACTAGAGACGCATACATGAAAGTCAGCATTATCGGCGCGGCGGGGCTCGTTGGGTCCTGCACCGCCTTCGCTTTGCAGACCGGCCGCATTGTGCGCGATATCGCGCTGCTCGATGCCAATGCCGAGGGAGCAGCCGGCCAGGCGCTGGACCTCGTTCATGGCAGTCCGCTGATCGCGGACCAGGTAATTCACGCCGGCGGTTACGAAAACATTCCCGACAGCGATCTGATCTGCATCACGGCCGGATTGCGACGCAAGCCGGACGAAAGCCGGTTGGATTTGATCAATCGCAACACGGATTTGTTCTTGAGCATCCTCGACGAGGTGCGCCGCGTCGGCTATCGAAAAGACGCGATCGTCCTGGTCGTGTCGAACCCGGTGGACGTGTTGACCTACCTGGCAGCGGATCGACTCAGTCTGCCACGGGCGCAAGTTATCGGTCTGGGAACGCAGCTCGACACGATCCGCTTCCGCAGCCTGATCGCCGCGGCTATGCACGCCGCGCCGACGCAGGTTTCGGCCGTGATCCTGGGTGAGCATGGCGACAGTATGGTCCCGATATGGTCGAGCGCCACGGCGGCCGGCTTGCCGCTGGACAAGTACCCCGGCTGGACGCCGCACCTGGCTAACGAGCTGTTCACCCGCACCCGTGGCTCGGGCGCCGAAGTGATCAAGAAGAAGGGGGGCGCTGGTTTCGCCGTCGGCATCGCAATTCAAGAAGTGATCGAATCGATCGCCCTAGACCGTCGTCGCGTGTTGCCGATCTCGAGCGTGCAAGAGGGGTGTTACGGCATCCGCGATGTCGCGCTGTCCGTGCCGACAGTTGTTGGGCGTGCGGGGGTCGTCGATCTCCTCGAGATCGAGCTGTGGCCTAAAGAACTGCAAGCTCTTCGTAAAAGCGGACAGGTCCTGCGTGAAACCGTCGACACCGTTTTGTCACGCGTAGGAGCCACCCGTTAAGTAGAAGAATCCCTCCCTTTGGGAAGGGAAAAAACGAATCCCTCTCGCGCCGGGAGAAGGCAGGGTGAGGGGACGCAAACCACTCGCCCGGCACAAGACAAGTAAGCCAACTCGCCATGCAAAAATCGCTCGATCGCAAGCTCGCCGCCATCCATGCCGATCCATCCGGCTCGCGCGAGTTCATTATCGCCGACGCCAAGGATGCGGATATGGCTTTCGGCATCGGCGCTCCCGGGCAGTCTCCCGAGATGCACGCCGGTGAGGTTCGCCTGCGCACGCTGGCTGAGTATCGCGAACAGATGCGGCAAATCGTCCGGCAAGGGCATGTCGATATCATGCTCATGTCCGCCAGTAGCAACGACCAGTTGACGATTCAAGAGGGGCTGTTCGAGAACAGCCACGTGACGCCCGCCGCCCGGGCCAACGACACGACCGACATCTTCGTGCTGCGTGGCAACAAATACATTGAGGAGCCGTCGCGTCCGTTCCGCACGGCCGCGATCGATCACATCCAGTGCGGCCACGTCGATTGCGCGCCCAACGAGCGCGGCCGGGGCGCGGACCTGGGCCTGTACAGCATCACGTTCAACAACCGCTTGGACGAAGACCTGCGGGCGGTCGACGAATATCGCCGCTTTCGGCTCGAGGCCGAGGCGAAGGGCTTTCGCCATTTCCTCGAAGTCTTCGATCCCAACGCACCCGTTGGGCTCGATCCGGCGAACCTGCCGCAGTTCATCAACGACGCGATTGCGCGCACGCTGGCTGGCGTGGCCCAGGCCGGACGGCCCGTGTTCCTGAAGGTCGTTTACCACGGCCCCAAGGCGATGGAAGAGCTGGTTGCTTACGACCCGCATTTAGTCGTGGGCATTCTCGGTGGCGGGGCAGGCACG encodes:
- a CDS encoding lactate/malate dehydrogenase family protein encodes the protein MKVSIIGAAGLVGSCTAFALQTGRIVRDIALLDANAEGAAGQALDLVHGSPLIADQVIHAGGYENIPDSDLICITAGLRRKPDESRLDLINRNTDLFLSILDEVRRVGYRKDAIVLVVSNPVDVLTYLAADRLSLPRAQVIGLGTQLDTIRFRSLIAAAMHAAPTQVSAVILGEHGDSMVPIWSSATAAGLPLDKYPGWTPHLANELFTRTRGSGAEVIKKKGGAGFAVGIAIQEVIESIALDRRRVLPISSVQEGCYGIRDVALSVPTVVGRAGVVDLLEIELWPKELQALRKSGQVLRETVDTVLSRVGATR